A region of Struthio camelus isolate bStrCam1 chromosome 30, bStrCam1.hap1, whole genome shotgun sequence DNA encodes the following proteins:
- the RFX5 gene encoding DNA-binding protein RFX5 isoform X3 — MHACNWIRNHLEEHTDTCLPKQDVYDAYKRYCDNLCCRPLSAANFGKIIREIFPNIKARRLGGRGQSKYCYSGIRRKTVVSLPPLPSLDLKVTETQSELTDLVQSYNSEVMEAACALTCDWAEKILKRSFNNIVEVAQFLIQQHIISSRSARADLVMAMVVSGGSPGWDGAAGPTGRESAEKTHRDSRSLLTAKKNGLETSESSDGSQGQSKKESGSKPSVSPRTEKKKPPEAPKPMSSPQVNALVARLPLLLPRIQPRDRLVAPGAPAVRLSPPVLAPKITATPLGGTVKVAALPLPVGTTSPSLPLGLAPAPGVNGAAGLVSQQAAVPVINMLLPNVPPGVGLPVAESPANPRSAGGEGQGPGLQDSQHPKATKRPLEPPSDAMPLKRRRGRPRKKLDEGGAQSPEEAPSGTEEAAGGSEALWLDSVDRAEQEQTVTRGSDISTGGRGVHNPLSRETGDHCHGAYPGAESGSSTPGKGTAASHVGDSPAKASLPSQVSVIQDGRSSMKVHARAGTQELEEDVQTSPGKAGSPLSGAMSAVGSCVPQERRDPSPTPSHSDRQTEAGRSPLLLPPPALLPGSSAAAGSQCLDRSPCAPAPRGGSQGLPELCARDAS, encoded by the exons ATGCACGCATGCAACTGGATCCGGAACCACCTGGAGGAGCACACTGACACCTGCCTACCCAAGCAGGACGTCTATGATGCCTACAA GCGATACTGCGATAACCTCTGCTGTCGCCCTCTCAGCGCTGCCAATTTTGGGAAGATCATCCGTGAGATCTTCCCAAACATCAAAGCCAGAAGATTGGGAGGCCGAGGACAATCGAA GTACTGCTACAGTGGGATCCGGAGGAAGACGGTGGTCAGCTTGCCACCCCTGCCTAGCCTGGATCTCAAAGTGACAGAGACC CAGTCAGAGCTGACGGATCTGGTGCAGTCCTACAACAGCGAGGTGATGGAGGCAGCCTGCGCCCTGACCTGTGATTGGGCCGAGAAGATCCTCAAACGCTCGTTCAACAACATTGTGGAAGTGGCCCAGttccttatccagcagcacatcATCAGCTCCCGCTCGGCCCGGGCTGACCTGGTCATGGCCATGGTGGTCTCAGGTGGGTCACCGGGGTGGGATGGAGCTGCAGGCCCCACAGGACGTG AGAGTGCAGAGAAGACTCACCGGGACAGTCGGTCTCTGCTAACAGCAAAGAAGAACGGCCTGGAAACCTCGGAGAGCAGTGACGGGAGCCAGGGGCAG AGCAAGAAGGAAAGTGGCTCCAAGCCTTCTGTCTCGCCCCGGACTGAGAAGAAGAAGCCCCCTGAAGCCCCCAAGCCCATGAGCAGCCCCCAAGTGAACGCCCTGGTTGCccgcctgcccctgctcctgcctcgcATCCAGCCAAGGGACAGACTCGTGGCGCCTGGGGCTCCAGCTGTGCGCTTGTCCCCTCCTGTCCTGGCCCCCAAAATCACAGCCACCCCCCTCGGGGGCACCGTCAAAGTGGCTGCCCTGCCGCTCCCGGTGGGCACGACGTCGCCATCGCTGCCCCtgggcctggccccggccccgggggtgaacggggcagcagggctggtgagCCAGCAGGCTGCTGTGCCTGTCATCAACATGCTGCTGCCCAACGTGCCACCTGGCGTGGGCCTCCCTGTGGCTGAGAGCCCTGCCAACCCCCGGAGTGCGGGTGGTGAGGGCCAGggccctggcctgcaggactCGCAGCACCCCAAGGCCACCAAGCGTCCCTTGGAGCCGCCCAGCGACGCCATGCCGCTGAAGCggaggcgcgggcggccgcggaaGAAGCTGGATGAGGGGGGTGCCCAGTCCCCAGAGGAGGCTCCGTCAGGCActgaggaggcagcaggagggagcgAAGCGCTCTGGCTGGACTCCGTGGAcagggcagagcaggagcagaCTGTGACGCGAGGCTCAGACATTTCCACAGGTGGCCGAGGGGTGCACAACCCCTTGTCCAGAGAGACAGGAGACCATTGCCATGGAGCATATCCAGGTGCTGAGTCTGGGAGCAGCACACCTGGCAAAGGCACTGCTGCCAGCCACGTTGGGGACAGCCCAGCAAAagcctccctgccctcccaggTGAGCGTCATCCAGGACGGCAGGTCCAGCATGAAGGTCCACGCCAGAGCTGGCACCCAGGAGCTGGAGGAAGACGTGCAGACAAGCCCAGGCAAGGCTGGGTCCCCCCTGAGTGGTGCCATGTCTGCAGTGGGGTCCTGTGTGCCCCAGGAGAGGAGGGACCCCTCTCCTACCCCCTCGCACagcgacagacagacagaggctGGGAGAAGTCCACTCTTGCTGCCCCCTCCTGCGTTGCTGCCTGGGAGCAGCGCTGCCGCTGGCTCCCAGTGCTTGGACAGGTCCCCGTGTGCTCCAGCGCCCCGGGGTGGCTCGCAGGGGCTGCCGGAGCTCTGCGCCCGTGATGCCAGTTAG
- the RFX5 gene encoding DNA-binding protein RFX5 isoform X4: protein MHACNWIRNHLEEHTDTCLPKQDVYDAYKRYCDNLCCRPLSAANFGKIIREIFPNIKARRLGGRGQSKYCYSGIRRKTVVSLPPLPSLDLKVTETQSELTDLVQSYNSEVMEAACALTCDWAEKILKRSFNNIVEVAQFLIQQHIISSRSARADLVMAMVVSESAEKTHRDSRSLLTAKKNGLETSESSDGSQGQSKKESGSKPSVSPRTEKKKPPEAPKPMSSPQVNALVARLPLLLPRIQPRDRLVAPGAPAVRLSPPVLAPKITATPLGGTVKVAALPLPVGTTSPSLPLGLAPAPGVNGAAGLVSQQAAVPVINMLLPNVPPGVGLPVAESPANPRSAGGEGQGPGLQDSQHPKATKRPLEPPSDAMPLKRRRGRPRKKLDEGGAQSPEEAPSGTEEAAGGSEALWLDSVDRAEQEQTVTRGSDISTGGRGVHNPLSRETGDHCHGAYPGAESGSSTPGKGTAASHVGDSPAKASLPSQVSVIQDGRSSMKVHARAGTQELEEDVQTSPGKAGSPLSGAMSAVGSCVPQERRDPSPTPSHSDRQTEAGRSPLLLPPPALLPGSSAAAGSQCLDRSPCAPAPRGGSQGLPELCARDAS from the exons ATGCACGCATGCAACTGGATCCGGAACCACCTGGAGGAGCACACTGACACCTGCCTACCCAAGCAGGACGTCTATGATGCCTACAA GCGATACTGCGATAACCTCTGCTGTCGCCCTCTCAGCGCTGCCAATTTTGGGAAGATCATCCGTGAGATCTTCCCAAACATCAAAGCCAGAAGATTGGGAGGCCGAGGACAATCGAA GTACTGCTACAGTGGGATCCGGAGGAAGACGGTGGTCAGCTTGCCACCCCTGCCTAGCCTGGATCTCAAAGTGACAGAGACC CAGTCAGAGCTGACGGATCTGGTGCAGTCCTACAACAGCGAGGTGATGGAGGCAGCCTGCGCCCTGACCTGTGATTGGGCCGAGAAGATCCTCAAACGCTCGTTCAACAACATTGTGGAAGTGGCCCAGttccttatccagcagcacatcATCAGCTCCCGCTCGGCCCGGGCTGACCTGGTCATGGCCATGGTGGTCTCAG AGAGTGCAGAGAAGACTCACCGGGACAGTCGGTCTCTGCTAACAGCAAAGAAGAACGGCCTGGAAACCTCGGAGAGCAGTGACGGGAGCCAGGGGCAG AGCAAGAAGGAAAGTGGCTCCAAGCCTTCTGTCTCGCCCCGGACTGAGAAGAAGAAGCCCCCTGAAGCCCCCAAGCCCATGAGCAGCCCCCAAGTGAACGCCCTGGTTGCccgcctgcccctgctcctgcctcgcATCCAGCCAAGGGACAGACTCGTGGCGCCTGGGGCTCCAGCTGTGCGCTTGTCCCCTCCTGTCCTGGCCCCCAAAATCACAGCCACCCCCCTCGGGGGCACCGTCAAAGTGGCTGCCCTGCCGCTCCCGGTGGGCACGACGTCGCCATCGCTGCCCCtgggcctggccccggccccgggggtgaacggggcagcagggctggtgagCCAGCAGGCTGCTGTGCCTGTCATCAACATGCTGCTGCCCAACGTGCCACCTGGCGTGGGCCTCCCTGTGGCTGAGAGCCCTGCCAACCCCCGGAGTGCGGGTGGTGAGGGCCAGggccctggcctgcaggactCGCAGCACCCCAAGGCCACCAAGCGTCCCTTGGAGCCGCCCAGCGACGCCATGCCGCTGAAGCggaggcgcgggcggccgcggaaGAAGCTGGATGAGGGGGGTGCCCAGTCCCCAGAGGAGGCTCCGTCAGGCActgaggaggcagcaggagggagcgAAGCGCTCTGGCTGGACTCCGTGGAcagggcagagcaggagcagaCTGTGACGCGAGGCTCAGACATTTCCACAGGTGGCCGAGGGGTGCACAACCCCTTGTCCAGAGAGACAGGAGACCATTGCCATGGAGCATATCCAGGTGCTGAGTCTGGGAGCAGCACACCTGGCAAAGGCACTGCTGCCAGCCACGTTGGGGACAGCCCAGCAAAagcctccctgccctcccaggTGAGCGTCATCCAGGACGGCAGGTCCAGCATGAAGGTCCACGCCAGAGCTGGCACCCAGGAGCTGGAGGAAGACGTGCAGACAAGCCCAGGCAAGGCTGGGTCCCCCCTGAGTGGTGCCATGTCTGCAGTGGGGTCCTGTGTGCCCCAGGAGAGGAGGGACCCCTCTCCTACCCCCTCGCACagcgacagacagacagaggctGGGAGAAGTCCACTCTTGCTGCCCCCTCCTGCGTTGCTGCCTGGGAGCAGCGCTGCCGCTGGCTCCCAGTGCTTGGACAGGTCCCCGTGTGCTCCAGCGCCCCGGGGTGGCTCGCAGGGGCTGCCGGAGCTCTGCGCCCGTGATGCCAGTTAG
- the LOC104139496 gene encoding methanethiol oxidase, which produces MQAGPSLSASHQLLRPSPTSSTEKCGACGPGFASPLEAMKGPREEIVYVPCIYRNTGRKKPDFLATVDVNPKSLHYCQVIHRLPMPNVGDELHHSGWNACSSCFGDATKTRNRLILPSLISSRIYIVDVGTNLRAPRLYKVINSEDVFWKCDLGYPHTSHCLGSGEIMISTLGDPAGRGKGGFILLDGETFEIKGKWEKGDKTPPMGYDFWYQPRHNVLISTEWGVPKYLGYGFDPNDLKKGRYGCRLNVWDWTTHTYIQAIDVGEDAAPLEIRFLHNPDAAEGFVGCTISSAIHRFYKTEQGDWAAEKVIQVPSKKVEGWLLPDMPGFITDILISLDDKFLYFSNWLHGDIRQYDISDTCKPRLVGQVFVGGSISKGGPVTVHEDEELQSQPEPFLIKGKKVAGGPQMIQLSLDGKRLYVTTSLYSAWDKQFYPDLVREGSVMLQLDVDTEQGGLAINKNFLVDFGKEPEGPCLAHEIRYPGGDCTSDIWV; this is translated from the exons ATGCAGGCGGGACCATCTCTTTCCGCTTCTCATCAGCTGCTGAGACCCAGCCCGACCTCCAGCACAG AAAAATGTGGAGCATGTGGTccgggctttgcctcccctctggAAGCTATGAAAG GTCCCCGGGAGGAGATTGTGTATGTGCCCTGTATCTACAGGAACACCGGGAGGAAGAAACCAGACTTTCTGGCCACTGTGGATGTCAACCCTAAATCTCTGCACTATTGCCAG GTGATCCACCGCCTGCCCATGCCCAACGTGGGCGATGAGCTGCACCACTCAGGCTGGAATGCCTGTAGCAGCTGTTTCGGTGATGCCACCAAGACACGCAATCGCCTGATCCTTCCCAGTCTCATTTCCTCCCGCATTTACATAGTGGACGTGGGAACCAACCTGCGAGCTCCCAGGCTTTATAAG GTCATCAACTCCGAGGATGTGTTCTGGAAGTGTGACCTGGGTTACCCGCACACATCCCACTGCCTGGGCAGCGGGGAGATCATGATCAGCACCCTGGGGGACCCAGCAGGCCGCGGAAAAG GTGGTTTTATTCTGCTGGATGGAGAGACCTTTGAGATCAAGGGGAAGTGGGAGAAAGGAGACAAGACACCCCCGATGGGTTATGACTTCTGGTACCAGCCACGCCATAATGTCCTGATAAGCACTGAATGGGGAGTCCCAAAATACCTGGGATATGGGTTTGACCCAAATGATCTGAAGAAAG GGCGCTATGGCTGCCGCCTCAATGTGTGGGATTGGACCACCCACACCTACATCCAGGCCATCGACGTGGGGGAGGATGCAGCGCCCCTGGAGATCCGCTTTCTCCACAACCCTGATGCGGCTGAGGGCTTTGTGGGCTGTACCATCAGCAGTGCCATCCATCGCTTCTACAAGACCGAG CAAGGAGACTGGGCAGCAGAGAAGGTGATCCAGGTCCCCAGCAAGAAGGTGGAGGGGTGGCTTCTCCCAGACATGCCAG GCTTCATCACGGACATCCTCATCTCACTGGATGACAAGTTCCTGTATTTCAGCAACTGGCTGCATGGGGACATCCGCCAGTATGACATCTCTGACACCTGCAAGCCTCGGCTGGTGGGACAG GTCTTTGTGGGAGGCAGCATCAGTAAAGGTGGGCCAGTGACTGTGCATGAAGATGAAGAGCTGCAGAGCCAGCCGGAGCCATTTCTGATCAAG GGCAAGAAGGTGGCTGGAGGACCTCAGATGATCCAGCTCAGCTTGGATGGGAAGAGGCTGTATGTCACGACATCCCTCTACAGCGCCTGGGACAAGCAGTTCTACCCCGACCTTGTCAG GGAGGGCTCTGTCATGCTGCAGCTAGATGTGGACACGGAGCAGGGTGGCCTGGCCATCAACAAGAACTTCCTGGTGGATTTTGGGAAGGAGCCCGAGGGACCCTGCCTTGCTCACGAAATCCGCTACCCCGGCGGGGACTGCACCTCCGACATCTGGGTATGA
- the RFX5 gene encoding DNA-binding protein RFX5 isoform X1 yields MADEESSARSIKKGSLLPDDSQSSTTESSMLLQKLKNAISKSVQNKVDSILQDVQKFSDNDKLYLYLQLPSGPSLGEKSSSLDLSSLSTAEYMHACNWIRNHLEEHTDTCLPKQDVYDAYKRYCDNLCCRPLSAANFGKIIREIFPNIKARRLGGRGQSKYCYSGIRRKTVVSLPPLPSLDLKVTETQSELTDLVQSYNSEVMEAACALTCDWAEKILKRSFNNIVEVAQFLIQQHIISSRSARADLVMAMVVSGGSPGWDGAAGPTGRESAEKTHRDSRSLLTAKKNGLETSESSDGSQGQSKKESGSKPSVSPRTEKKKPPEAPKPMSSPQVNALVARLPLLLPRIQPRDRLVAPGAPAVRLSPPVLAPKITATPLGGTVKVAALPLPVGTTSPSLPLGLAPAPGVNGAAGLVSQQAAVPVINMLLPNVPPGVGLPVAESPANPRSAGGEGQGPGLQDSQHPKATKRPLEPPSDAMPLKRRRGRPRKKLDEGGAQSPEEAPSGTEEAAGGSEALWLDSVDRAEQEQTVTRGSDISTGGRGVHNPLSRETGDHCHGAYPGAESGSSTPGKGTAASHVGDSPAKASLPSQVSVIQDGRSSMKVHARAGTQELEEDVQTSPGKAGSPLSGAMSAVGSCVPQERRDPSPTPSHSDRQTEAGRSPLLLPPPALLPGSSAAAGSQCLDRSPCAPAPRGGSQGLPELCARDAS; encoded by the exons ATGGCTGACGAAGAATCAAGTGCCCGATCCATCAAAAAGGGAAGCTTGTTACCTGACGACTCCCAGAGCAGCACAACTGAGTCCAGCATGCTGCTGCAGAAGCTGAAGAACGCTATCTC CAAATCCGTGCAGAACAAAGTCGACTCTATCCTG CAAGATGTGCAGAAGTTCTCTGACAATGACAAGCTCTACCTCTACCTCCAGCTGCCATCAGGGCCGAGCCTGGGAGAGAAAAG cagcagcctggatcTGAGTTCGCTGAGCACAGCCGAGTACATGCACGCATGCAACTGGATCCGGAACCACCTGGAGGAGCACACTGACACCTGCCTACCCAAGCAGGACGTCTATGATGCCTACAA GCGATACTGCGATAACCTCTGCTGTCGCCCTCTCAGCGCTGCCAATTTTGGGAAGATCATCCGTGAGATCTTCCCAAACATCAAAGCCAGAAGATTGGGAGGCCGAGGACAATCGAA GTACTGCTACAGTGGGATCCGGAGGAAGACGGTGGTCAGCTTGCCACCCCTGCCTAGCCTGGATCTCAAAGTGACAGAGACC CAGTCAGAGCTGACGGATCTGGTGCAGTCCTACAACAGCGAGGTGATGGAGGCAGCCTGCGCCCTGACCTGTGATTGGGCCGAGAAGATCCTCAAACGCTCGTTCAACAACATTGTGGAAGTGGCCCAGttccttatccagcagcacatcATCAGCTCCCGCTCGGCCCGGGCTGACCTGGTCATGGCCATGGTGGTCTCAGGTGGGTCACCGGGGTGGGATGGAGCTGCAGGCCCCACAGGACGTG AGAGTGCAGAGAAGACTCACCGGGACAGTCGGTCTCTGCTAACAGCAAAGAAGAACGGCCTGGAAACCTCGGAGAGCAGTGACGGGAGCCAGGGGCAG AGCAAGAAGGAAAGTGGCTCCAAGCCTTCTGTCTCGCCCCGGACTGAGAAGAAGAAGCCCCCTGAAGCCCCCAAGCCCATGAGCAGCCCCCAAGTGAACGCCCTGGTTGCccgcctgcccctgctcctgcctcgcATCCAGCCAAGGGACAGACTCGTGGCGCCTGGGGCTCCAGCTGTGCGCTTGTCCCCTCCTGTCCTGGCCCCCAAAATCACAGCCACCCCCCTCGGGGGCACCGTCAAAGTGGCTGCCCTGCCGCTCCCGGTGGGCACGACGTCGCCATCGCTGCCCCtgggcctggccccggccccgggggtgaacggggcagcagggctggtgagCCAGCAGGCTGCTGTGCCTGTCATCAACATGCTGCTGCCCAACGTGCCACCTGGCGTGGGCCTCCCTGTGGCTGAGAGCCCTGCCAACCCCCGGAGTGCGGGTGGTGAGGGCCAGggccctggcctgcaggactCGCAGCACCCCAAGGCCACCAAGCGTCCCTTGGAGCCGCCCAGCGACGCCATGCCGCTGAAGCggaggcgcgggcggccgcggaaGAAGCTGGATGAGGGGGGTGCCCAGTCCCCAGAGGAGGCTCCGTCAGGCActgaggaggcagcaggagggagcgAAGCGCTCTGGCTGGACTCCGTGGAcagggcagagcaggagcagaCTGTGACGCGAGGCTCAGACATTTCCACAGGTGGCCGAGGGGTGCACAACCCCTTGTCCAGAGAGACAGGAGACCATTGCCATGGAGCATATCCAGGTGCTGAGTCTGGGAGCAGCACACCTGGCAAAGGCACTGCTGCCAGCCACGTTGGGGACAGCCCAGCAAAagcctccctgccctcccaggTGAGCGTCATCCAGGACGGCAGGTCCAGCATGAAGGTCCACGCCAGAGCTGGCACCCAGGAGCTGGAGGAAGACGTGCAGACAAGCCCAGGCAAGGCTGGGTCCCCCCTGAGTGGTGCCATGTCTGCAGTGGGGTCCTGTGTGCCCCAGGAGAGGAGGGACCCCTCTCCTACCCCCTCGCACagcgacagacagacagaggctGGGAGAAGTCCACTCTTGCTGCCCCCTCCTGCGTTGCTGCCTGGGAGCAGCGCTGCCGCTGGCTCCCAGTGCTTGGACAGGTCCCCGTGTGCTCCAGCGCCCCGGGGTGGCTCGCAGGGGCTGCCGGAGCTCTGCGCCCGTGATGCCAGTTAG
- the RFX5 gene encoding DNA-binding protein RFX5 isoform X2, producing the protein MADEESSARSIKKGSLLPDDSQSSTTESSMLLQKLKNAISKSVQNKVDSILQDVQKFSDNDKLYLYLQLPSGPSLGEKSSSLDLSSLSTAEYMHACNWIRNHLEEHTDTCLPKQDVYDAYKRYCDNLCCRPLSAANFGKIIREIFPNIKARRLGGRGQSKYCYSGIRRKTVVSLPPLPSLDLKVTETQSELTDLVQSYNSEVMEAACALTCDWAEKILKRSFNNIVEVAQFLIQQHIISSRSARADLVMAMVVSESAEKTHRDSRSLLTAKKNGLETSESSDGSQGQSKKESGSKPSVSPRTEKKKPPEAPKPMSSPQVNALVARLPLLLPRIQPRDRLVAPGAPAVRLSPPVLAPKITATPLGGTVKVAALPLPVGTTSPSLPLGLAPAPGVNGAAGLVSQQAAVPVINMLLPNVPPGVGLPVAESPANPRSAGGEGQGPGLQDSQHPKATKRPLEPPSDAMPLKRRRGRPRKKLDEGGAQSPEEAPSGTEEAAGGSEALWLDSVDRAEQEQTVTRGSDISTGGRGVHNPLSRETGDHCHGAYPGAESGSSTPGKGTAASHVGDSPAKASLPSQVSVIQDGRSSMKVHARAGTQELEEDVQTSPGKAGSPLSGAMSAVGSCVPQERRDPSPTPSHSDRQTEAGRSPLLLPPPALLPGSSAAAGSQCLDRSPCAPAPRGGSQGLPELCARDAS; encoded by the exons ATGGCTGACGAAGAATCAAGTGCCCGATCCATCAAAAAGGGAAGCTTGTTACCTGACGACTCCCAGAGCAGCACAACTGAGTCCAGCATGCTGCTGCAGAAGCTGAAGAACGCTATCTC CAAATCCGTGCAGAACAAAGTCGACTCTATCCTG CAAGATGTGCAGAAGTTCTCTGACAATGACAAGCTCTACCTCTACCTCCAGCTGCCATCAGGGCCGAGCCTGGGAGAGAAAAG cagcagcctggatcTGAGTTCGCTGAGCACAGCCGAGTACATGCACGCATGCAACTGGATCCGGAACCACCTGGAGGAGCACACTGACACCTGCCTACCCAAGCAGGACGTCTATGATGCCTACAA GCGATACTGCGATAACCTCTGCTGTCGCCCTCTCAGCGCTGCCAATTTTGGGAAGATCATCCGTGAGATCTTCCCAAACATCAAAGCCAGAAGATTGGGAGGCCGAGGACAATCGAA GTACTGCTACAGTGGGATCCGGAGGAAGACGGTGGTCAGCTTGCCACCCCTGCCTAGCCTGGATCTCAAAGTGACAGAGACC CAGTCAGAGCTGACGGATCTGGTGCAGTCCTACAACAGCGAGGTGATGGAGGCAGCCTGCGCCCTGACCTGTGATTGGGCCGAGAAGATCCTCAAACGCTCGTTCAACAACATTGTGGAAGTGGCCCAGttccttatccagcagcacatcATCAGCTCCCGCTCGGCCCGGGCTGACCTGGTCATGGCCATGGTGGTCTCAG AGAGTGCAGAGAAGACTCACCGGGACAGTCGGTCTCTGCTAACAGCAAAGAAGAACGGCCTGGAAACCTCGGAGAGCAGTGACGGGAGCCAGGGGCAG AGCAAGAAGGAAAGTGGCTCCAAGCCTTCTGTCTCGCCCCGGACTGAGAAGAAGAAGCCCCCTGAAGCCCCCAAGCCCATGAGCAGCCCCCAAGTGAACGCCCTGGTTGCccgcctgcccctgctcctgcctcgcATCCAGCCAAGGGACAGACTCGTGGCGCCTGGGGCTCCAGCTGTGCGCTTGTCCCCTCCTGTCCTGGCCCCCAAAATCACAGCCACCCCCCTCGGGGGCACCGTCAAAGTGGCTGCCCTGCCGCTCCCGGTGGGCACGACGTCGCCATCGCTGCCCCtgggcctggccccggccccgggggtgaacggggcagcagggctggtgagCCAGCAGGCTGCTGTGCCTGTCATCAACATGCTGCTGCCCAACGTGCCACCTGGCGTGGGCCTCCCTGTGGCTGAGAGCCCTGCCAACCCCCGGAGTGCGGGTGGTGAGGGCCAGggccctggcctgcaggactCGCAGCACCCCAAGGCCACCAAGCGTCCCTTGGAGCCGCCCAGCGACGCCATGCCGCTGAAGCggaggcgcgggcggccgcggaaGAAGCTGGATGAGGGGGGTGCCCAGTCCCCAGAGGAGGCTCCGTCAGGCActgaggaggcagcaggagggagcgAAGCGCTCTGGCTGGACTCCGTGGAcagggcagagcaggagcagaCTGTGACGCGAGGCTCAGACATTTCCACAGGTGGCCGAGGGGTGCACAACCCCTTGTCCAGAGAGACAGGAGACCATTGCCATGGAGCATATCCAGGTGCTGAGTCTGGGAGCAGCACACCTGGCAAAGGCACTGCTGCCAGCCACGTTGGGGACAGCCCAGCAAAagcctccctgccctcccaggTGAGCGTCATCCAGGACGGCAGGTCCAGCATGAAGGTCCACGCCAGAGCTGGCACCCAGGAGCTGGAGGAAGACGTGCAGACAAGCCCAGGCAAGGCTGGGTCCCCCCTGAGTGGTGCCATGTCTGCAGTGGGGTCCTGTGTGCCCCAGGAGAGGAGGGACCCCTCTCCTACCCCCTCGCACagcgacagacagacagaggctGGGAGAAGTCCACTCTTGCTGCCCCCTCCTGCGTTGCTGCCTGGGAGCAGCGCTGCCGCTGGCTCCCAGTGCTTGGACAGGTCCCCGTGTGCTCCAGCGCCCCGGGGTGGCTCGCAGGGGCTGCCGGAGCTCTGCGCCCGTGATGCCAGTTAG